The following proteins are co-located in the Sporosarcina pasteurii genome:
- the uxaC gene encoding glucuronate isomerase has protein sequence MKTFITDDFLLYNETAKILYHETAKDLPILDYHNHLNQHEILENKRFNNLAEVWLGGDHYKWRAMRANGIEEAYITGDKSDYDKFLAWSKTVPNTFGNPLYHWTHLELLRYFDIDELLNEQSAPAIWEEANAKLQSADMTARTLLTNKKVEFVGTTDDPTDDLASHIELHKEGFDINVSPSFRPDKGLNIERNDYLAWVDKLEEVTNTSIENYSALLDALKERIDFFDAHGCRSSDHGIERMFYAEATKEEVDAIFSKRLQGQPLTADEVEKYKTYTLVTLGEWYAEKGWAMQLHLSPLRNNSTRMFKRLGADAGFDSMGDYLIADKLSGFLDELDKNDKLPKTILYSLNASDNNILAAMAGNYQNSEIPGKVQFGTAWWFNDTIEGMEDQMKTLANFGLISNFIGMLTDSRSFLSFPRHEYFRRILCNLLGTWVEEGKVPKDIPLLKQYVYNICYGNAKRYFGLNE, from the coding sequence TTGAAGACTTTTATTACCGATGATTTTCTTTTATACAATGAGACAGCTAAAATTCTTTATCACGAAACAGCAAAAGACCTACCAATTCTTGATTATCATAACCATTTAAATCAACACGAAATTTTAGAAAATAAACGTTTTAACAACTTAGCAGAAGTATGGTTAGGCGGAGATCACTATAAATGGCGTGCGATGCGTGCAAACGGCATTGAAGAGGCTTATATTACAGGAGATAAAAGTGATTATGACAAGTTTCTAGCTTGGTCAAAAACTGTTCCGAATACATTTGGAAATCCGTTATATCACTGGACGCATCTCGAGCTGCTAAGATATTTCGATATCGATGAATTATTAAATGAACAATCAGCGCCGGCAATTTGGGAAGAAGCAAATGCGAAGTTACAATCTGCTGATATGACAGCTAGAACGTTACTGACAAATAAAAAGGTAGAGTTTGTTGGGACAACGGATGATCCAACAGACGATTTGGCGAGCCATATTGAATTGCATAAGGAAGGTTTTGACATCAATGTATCGCCTTCATTCCGACCTGACAAAGGGCTCAATATCGAAAGAAACGATTATTTAGCATGGGTAGATAAATTAGAAGAAGTTACAAATACGTCCATTGAGAACTACAGTGCACTTTTAGATGCATTAAAAGAGCGCATCGATTTCTTTGACGCGCACGGTTGTCGCAGTTCGGACCATGGGATTGAAAGAATGTTTTACGCGGAAGCAACAAAAGAAGAAGTGGACGCGATTTTCTCAAAACGTCTGCAAGGTCAACCATTGACTGCCGATGAAGTTGAAAAGTATAAAACATATACATTAGTCACATTGGGCGAATGGTATGCGGAAAAGGGCTGGGCGATGCAACTTCACTTAAGTCCGTTAAGAAATAATAGTACGAGAATGTTTAAACGATTAGGGGCGGACGCTGGCTTTGATTCAATGGGTGATTATTTAATTGCTGATAAGTTATCAGGATTTTTAGATGAGCTCGATAAAAATGATAAACTGCCGAAAACAATTTTGTATAGTCTAAATGCAAGTGACAATAATATTTTAGCCGCGATGGCAGGAAATTATCAAAATTCCGAGATTCCTGGCAAGGTTCAATTCGGGACGGCATGGTGGTTTAATGATACAATCGAGGGTATGGAAGACCAGATGAAGACGCTAGCCAACTTTGGCTTAATTAGCAACTTCATCGGAATGTTGACAGATTCAAGAAGTTTCCTTTCATTCCCGCGTCATGAGTATTTTAGAAGAATC
- a CDS encoding alpha-glucosidase/alpha-galactosidase, producing MSKITFLGAGSTVFAKNVLGDCMTVDALQDFEFALFDIDHERLKDSEQMLKNIKKNLGSTVKIVSYTNRKEALRDSKYVINAIQVGGYEPSTVIDFEIPKKYGLRQTIADTIGIGGIFRTLRTIPVMQEFANDMEEVCPDAWFLNYTNPMATLTGYMQRYTNIKTVGLCHSVQVCANDLLKDLDMPTDNVQWKIAGINHLAWLLEITRNGEDLYPEIKRRAQEKQKTKHHDMIRYELMNRFGYYVTESSEHNAEYHPYFIKSQYPELIERFNIPLDEYPRRCVTQIEEWKQMRDDLVNNPGLIHTRSHEYGSYIIEAMETDNPIKIGGNVLNTGGLISNLPKKACVEVPCLVDASGVTPTYIGDLPEQLAALNRTNINTQLLTIEAAVTRKKEHIYHAAMLDPHTSAELSIDDIVSLCDDLIEAHGDWLPEFK from the coding sequence ATGTCGAAAATTACTTTTCTAGGTGCTGGAAGTACAGTTTTTGCAAAAAACGTACTCGGGGATTGTATGACAGTCGATGCACTACAAGATTTTGAGTTTGCTTTATTTGATATCGATCATGAGCGTTTAAAAGACTCTGAACAAATGTTGAAAAATATTAAAAAGAATCTCGGCTCTACAGTTAAAATTGTCTCTTATACAAATCGTAAAGAAGCATTAAGAGATTCTAAATATGTCATTAACGCAATTCAAGTAGGCGGTTATGAGCCAAGTACAGTCATTGACTTTGAAATCCCGAAGAAATACGGACTTCGTCAAACGATTGCCGATACGATAGGAATTGGTGGGATTTTCCGTACACTAAGAACAATCCCTGTCATGCAAGAATTTGCAAATGATATGGAAGAAGTTTGTCCAGATGCGTGGTTCTTGAATTATACAAACCCGATGGCGACATTAACAGGTTATATGCAAAGATACACGAATATTAAAACGGTTGGATTGTGTCATAGTGTTCAAGTATGTGCAAATGATTTATTAAAAGATTTAGATATGCCGACAGATAATGTTCAATGGAAAATTGCAGGAATTAACCACTTAGCATGGTTATTAGAGATTACACGTAACGGGGAAGACTTATATCCAGAAATAAAAAGAAGAGCACAAGAAAAGCAGAAGACGAAGCATCATGATATGATTCGTTACGAATTAATGAACCGTTTTGGCTACTATGTGACGGAGTCGTCTGAACATAATGCAGAGTACCATCCATATTTTATTAAAAGCCAGTATCCAGAGTTAATTGAACGTTTTAATATTCCACTAGACGAATATCCAAGACGTTGTGTGACTCAGATTGAAGAGTGGAAGCAAATGCGTGATGATTTAGTAAATAACCCAGGCTTAATACATACTCGTTCACATGAATATGGTTCTTATATTATTGAAGCGATGGAAACGGATAACCCTATTAAAATTGGTGGAAATGTGTTAAATACTGGTGGTTTAATTAGTAATTTACCTAAAAAAGCTTGTGTAGAAGTACCTTGTCTTGTCGATGCGAGTGGTGTGACTCCAACGTATATAGGTGACTTACCAGAGCAATTGGCGGCTTTAAACAGAACGAATATTAATACACAGTTATTAACAATTGAAGCTGCTGTAACAAGAAAAAAAGAGCATATATATCACGCGGCAATGCTAGACCCCCATACCTCAGCGGAATTATCAATAGATGATATTGTTTCATTATGTGATGATCTAATCGAAGCACATGGGGATTGGTTGCCAGAATTTAAATGA
- the galT gene encoding UDP-glucose--hexose-1-phosphate uridylyltransferase, translated as MIAERLEGLIKQALKTELIEPADEIYTRNRILALLKFDSIDSTGSYTDDSIPNLLEKIIEDAIERQVIEDVFDDKEIFSAEIMDCFIARPSVINAKFQQKYKANPKDATDYFYELSKNSNYIQMNRIRKNIQFKAETKYGEMDITINMSKPEKDPKQIKREKVAKKDINYPACVLCIENEGYAGRTAYPARANHRVIQIPLEGENWYFQYSPYVYYNEHSILLSEKHRDMKINPHTFQRLLSFIEQFPHYFIGSNADLPIVGGSILSHDHYQAGNYAFPMTNASTKFQFSLENFSNVSMQALEWPLATIRLRSSDKEAVSEAAAYILNEWKNYSDVDANIIAFTDDTPHNTVTPIARMRGNEFELDIVLRNNRTSKEHPLGIFHPHADVHHIKRENIGLIEVMGLAVLPARLNEELEEISHYLRNKQSGIADYHLEWAQELLEKHGEINNKNEANEILKRELGYKFARVLGDAGVFKNNGAWQRFLAAISAKVSD; from the coding sequence ATGATTGCTGAACGTCTAGAAGGGTTGATTAAGCAAGCCTTAAAAACTGAGCTGATAGAGCCGGCTGATGAAATTTATACCCGGAATCGCATCCTTGCCTTATTGAAATTTGATTCAATAGATTCAACCGGGTCATATACAGATGACTCAATTCCAAACTTACTTGAAAAAATCATTGAAGATGCGATTGAACGCCAAGTCATTGAGGATGTTTTTGATGATAAAGAAATTTTTAGCGCAGAAATAATGGATTGTTTTATTGCAAGACCGTCGGTAATTAACGCTAAATTTCAGCAAAAATATAAAGCGAATCCAAAAGATGCAACCGACTATTTTTATGAACTGAGCAAAAACAGCAACTATATTCAAATGAACCGCATTCGAAAAAACATCCAATTTAAAGCCGAAACAAAATACGGCGAAATGGATATTACGATAAATATGTCTAAACCCGAAAAAGACCCTAAACAAATTAAGCGAGAAAAGGTTGCCAAAAAGGATATTAATTATCCGGCATGTGTCCTTTGTATTGAAAACGAAGGATATGCTGGCAGAACTGCCTATCCGGCACGAGCAAACCACCGGGTTATTCAGATTCCACTTGAAGGTGAAAACTGGTATTTCCAGTATTCCCCGTATGTTTATTACAATGAACATAGCATTCTGTTGTCAGAAAAACATCGCGATATGAAAATTAATCCACATACTTTTCAAAGATTGCTTTCGTTCATTGAACAATTCCCGCATTATTTTATCGGTTCAAATGCCGACTTGCCTATCGTAGGCGGATCTATTTTAAGCCACGACCATTATCAAGCAGGAAATTATGCTTTTCCAATGACTAATGCGTCTACGAAATTTCAATTTTCATTGGAAAATTTTTCAAATGTTTCTATGCAGGCATTAGAATGGCCACTAGCTACTATTCGGCTGCGAAGTTCTGATAAAGAAGCGGTTTCAGAGGCCGCGGCTTATATTTTAAATGAATGGAAAAATTACTCAGACGTTGATGCAAATATCATCGCATTTACAGATGATACACCTCATAACACTGTGACGCCTATCGCAAGAATGAGAGGCAATGAATTTGAACTGGACATCGTGCTGCGCAATAACCGCACATCAAAGGAGCATCCGCTCGGTATTTTCCATCCGCATGCAGATGTGCATCATATTAAAAGAGAAAATATCGGACTCATAGAAGTTATGGGACTCGCTGTTTTACCGGCACGCCTGAATGAAGAACTGGAAGAAATCAGTCATTACTTAAGGAACAAGCAAAGCGGGATTGCTGACTACCACTTGGAGTGGGCTCAAGAGCTGCTGGAAAAACACGGGGAAATTAACAATAAAAATGAGGCAAATGAAATCCTTAAACGGGAACTTGGATATAAATTTGCTAGAGTTCTAGGCGATGCCGGAGTCTTTAAAAACAATGGGGCCTGGCAGCGATTTCTAGCGGCAATTTCTGCGAAAGTTAGTGATTAA
- the galE gene encoding UDP-glucose 4-epimerase GalE — protein MSILVLGGAGYIGSHAVYQLIEQNKKVVVVDNLQTGHKDAIHPDAVFYEGDIRDIDFLRTVFKEQSIDAILHFAANSLVGESMEKPIQYFDNNVYGTQVLLQAMAEHNVNKIIFSSTAATYGDVEKMPITEDTPTQPQNAYGETKLVMEKLMKWCEHAHDIRYVSLRYFNVAGAKETGVIGEDHHPETHLVPIVLQTALGQREFITVFGDDYDTEDGTCIRDYIHVEDLIEAHLLALEYLNEGGESDIFNLGSSQGFSVKEIIQEARKVTGNEIPTVIGERRAGDPARLIASSQKAENILGWQPSRNSIAKIIEDAWNWHVAHPNGYVKDGIKK, from the coding sequence ATGAGTATTTTAGTATTAGGAGGAGCCGGTTATATAGGCTCCCATGCTGTTTACCAATTAATTGAACAAAACAAAAAGGTAGTTGTTGTTGATAATTTACAAACCGGCCATAAAGATGCCATCCACCCGGATGCTGTTTTTTATGAAGGAGATATTCGGGATATCGATTTTTTACGAACTGTTTTCAAAGAGCAATCAATCGATGCAATCCTTCATTTTGCCGCAAATTCTTTAGTTGGCGAATCAATGGAAAAACCGATTCAATACTTCGATAACAATGTGTATGGCACGCAAGTTTTACTGCAAGCAATGGCTGAGCATAACGTGAATAAAATCATTTTCTCCTCTACAGCGGCAACGTACGGGGATGTTGAAAAGATGCCAATTACAGAGGATACGCCGACACAACCGCAAAATGCTTATGGCGAAACAAAGCTTGTTATGGAAAAGCTGATGAAATGGTGCGAACATGCTCATGATATCCGCTACGTATCTCTGCGTTATTTTAATGTAGCAGGCGCAAAGGAAACCGGAGTTATCGGCGAGGACCATCATCCGGAAACTCACTTAGTGCCGATTGTATTGCAAACTGCGCTCGGCCAGCGTGAATTCATTACGGTTTTTGGCGATGATTACGATACTGAAGACGGCACTTGCATTCGCGATTATATTCACGTTGAAGATTTGATTGAAGCGCACTTACTCGCTTTAGAATATTTAAACGAAGGCGGAGAATCCGATATTTTTAACCTCGGGAGCAGTCAAGGTTTTTCCGTAAAAGAGATTATTCAAGAGGCCCGAAAGGTAACCGGCAATGAAATTCCGACAGTCATCGGGGAACGCCGTGCGGGCGATCCAGCAAGACTTATTGCCAGTTCGCAAAAAGCAGAGAACATACTTGGATGGCAGCCTTCGCGGAATTCAATTGCAAAAATCATTGAAGATGCATGGAATTGGCATGTCGCACATCCAAATGGCTATGTAAAGGACGGGATTAAAAAATGA
- a CDS encoding aldose epimerase family protein, with product MNITSEKLDNRWTLYTLKNDQKMSVSILNFGGIITEILVPNREGIVENVVLKYNNIADYEQNPSYFGSIIGRVAGRIANGVFSLNDKLINLPANDGKHHLHGGPSGFHNVIWNAETFESNHSVGLRLQHTSPHMSSGYPGNLDVSVIYTLTNDNELIIDYEGISDQDTILTMTNHSYFNLSGNAKQTIHHHGVTMDAREIAELDTELIPTGKKLDVSSTPFDFREGLELQHGIQSDYNQNTIASNGYDHYFIFENQEPIFVREKTSGRKMTIQTNQPGVVMYTANTMTDEIAFAEGDAGPYKGVCFETQGSPASLEHPEFPSILLKAGEKYMKQTSFKFDVEED from the coding sequence ATGAATATTACAAGTGAAAAACTGGATAATAGATGGACTTTATATACACTGAAAAATGACCAGAAAATGAGTGTCAGTATTTTAAATTTTGGCGGCATTATCACTGAAATCCTCGTACCTAACCGCGAAGGTATCGTTGAAAATGTCGTTCTTAAATATAATAATATTGCTGATTATGAGCAAAACCCTTCTTATTTCGGCTCGATTATCGGTCGTGTTGCCGGAAGAATTGCCAATGGGGTATTTTCACTGAATGACAAATTAATTAATCTGCCCGCCAATGATGGAAAACATCATTTACACGGCGGTCCTTCCGGATTTCATAACGTTATTTGGAATGCGGAGACGTTTGAATCAAATCACTCGGTCGGATTGCGACTTCAGCATACAAGTCCGCATATGTCTTCCGGCTATCCCGGCAATCTGGATGTATCTGTCATATATACACTAACGAATGATAACGAATTAATCATCGACTACGAAGGAATTTCAGATCAAGATACGATTTTAACGATGACCAATCATTCTTATTTTAATTTAAGCGGGAACGCAAAACAGACGATTCACCATCATGGAGTAACAATGGATGCCAGGGAAATCGCCGAACTTGATACCGAATTAATACCGACTGGGAAAAAGTTAGACGTTAGCAGTACCCCGTTTGATTTCAGAGAAGGATTGGAACTTCAACATGGCATCCAATCCGACTATAATCAAAACACAATAGCTTCTAATGGCTATGATCATTACTTTATATTCGAGAATCAAGAACCGATTTTTGTGAGGGAAAAAACCAGCGGAAGAAAAATGACGATTCAAACCAATCAGCCGGGTGTCGTCATGTACACAGCGAATACGATGACCGATGAAATTGCATTTGCCGAAGGAGACGCTGGCCCGTATAAAGGCGTTTGCTTTGAAACCCAAGGCTCGCCGGCTTCCCTCGAACATCCCGAATTTCCTTCTATTTTGTTAAAAGCCGGTGAAAAGTATATGAAACAAACTTCTTTTAAGTTTGATGTGGAAGAGGATTGA
- a CDS encoding Gfo/Idh/MocA family protein — MKKVNWGVLSTAGIAQKQLLPAFMRAENAVVTAIATGSDVEKAQEIANKFEIEHVYDSYEKLLDDPTIDAVYIPLPNHLHKQWVIKAAKKGKHILCEKPAAIAREEVLEMKAACEENNVLFMEAFMYYFHPQHARVKEIIDRGEIGEVTFMQAGFSFYMPEERRGNNIRMSQEKGGGSIYDIGSYAIHTIRNILRAEPESVHVHAVMDPDYGIDTDAVGYLNFPNGIRASFDSSFNLAMRHEYKVHGTKGSITVPRAFRPDNYGGEGLIQIEKGDVTTTEIVRGDQYCLQVEHLSQAILDGEKTVHHTFENTLDNMAVIDACYASIASGKSEKIKG, encoded by the coding sequence ATGAAAAAAGTAAACTGGGGCGTACTAAGCACTGCAGGCATCGCACAAAAACAATTGCTTCCGGCATTTATGCGTGCCGAAAACGCGGTTGTAACAGCAATTGCAACTGGGAGCGATGTTGAAAAAGCGCAAGAAATCGCAAACAAATTCGAGATTGAGCATGTATATGATAGTTATGAGAAGCTTCTAGACGATCCAACGATTGATGCGGTTTATATTCCTTTACCAAATCATTTACATAAACAGTGGGTCATCAAAGCAGCGAAAAAAGGGAAGCATATTTTATGCGAAAAGCCGGCTGCCATTGCAAGAGAAGAAGTTCTAGAAATGAAGGCAGCATGCGAAGAGAATAACGTCTTATTTATGGAAGCATTTATGTATTATTTCCATCCGCAGCATGCTCGTGTTAAAGAAATCATCGATCGTGGTGAAATCGGTGAAGTGACGTTTATGCAAGCCGGATTTTCATTTTATATGCCGGAAGAGCGTAGGGGGAATAATATTCGCATGAGTCAAGAGAAGGGCGGCGGCAGTATTTATGATATTGGAAGCTATGCCATCCACACGATAAGAAATATTCTTCGAGCAGAGCCCGAATCGGTGCATGTTCATGCCGTAATGGATCCAGACTACGGAATTGATACGGATGCAGTGGGGTATTTGAATTTCCCGAACGGAATACGTGCATCATTTGATTCCAGTTTTAATTTAGCGATGCGACACGAGTATAAAGTACACGGTACGAAAGGGAGCATTACAGTTCCACGTGCTTTTAGACCTGATAATTACGGCGGTGAAGGACTTATTCAAATTGAAAAAGGGGACGTCACAACGACAGAGATTGTTCGAGGCGATCAATATTGTTTACAAGTTGAACATTTGTCCCAAGCTATTTTAGACGGTGAGAAAACGGTTCATCATACTTTTGAAAATACGTTGGATAATATGGCGGTTATTGATGCGTGTTATGCGTCGATTGCGTCGGGTAAGAGTGAGAAAATAAAAGGATAA
- a CDS encoding galactokinase produces the protein MNINDLQEKFKGIFPDAGLPAVYFSPGRINLIGEHTDYNGGYVFPAAISLGTYALAFKRQDRKLRFYSLNFPSSGIIECSLDNLAYKAEDDWANYPKGMIQYIIDTKSNIEEGLDILFYGEIPNGAGLSSSASIELATGVLLDNLFDLSLERLQIIQLGQKVENEYIGVNSGIMDQFAVGQGKKDYALLLNCQTLEYQYAPLHLEDYTIVIMNTNKRRTLATSKYNERSQECRTALSDLQLHLSIQHLGDLTTEEFDLNAHLIENSTVRRRAKHVVYENNRTLQAYEALEQNDLKQFGLLMNESHLSLQYDYEVTGIELDTLVETAWEQPGVIGARMTGAGFGGCAIAIVEKNSISSFTEAVNDVYLDKIGYDASFYMPTIVDGAKKITKEAAQ, from the coding sequence TTGAACATAAACGACTTGCAAGAGAAATTTAAGGGGATTTTTCCAGATGCCGGACTGCCGGCAGTTTACTTTTCACCCGGCCGGATTAATTTAATTGGCGAACATACGGATTATAATGGGGGGTATGTTTTTCCCGCCGCGATTTCATTGGGGACGTATGCACTTGCTTTCAAGCGGCAAGACAGGAAATTGCGTTTTTATTCCTTAAACTTCCCTAGCAGTGGGATTATCGAGTGCAGTTTAGATAATTTGGCGTATAAAGCTGAAGACGACTGGGCGAATTATCCAAAAGGGATGATTCAATATATAATCGATACGAAATCCAACATTGAAGAAGGACTTGATATTTTATTTTACGGGGAGATTCCAAACGGGGCAGGTTTATCCTCTTCCGCCTCGATAGAGTTGGCAACAGGTGTGTTGCTGGATAATTTATTTGATTTGTCGTTAGAGCGTCTGCAAATTATTCAGCTAGGACAAAAAGTAGAAAATGAATACATTGGAGTAAATAGTGGGATTATGGATCAGTTTGCTGTTGGACAGGGCAAGAAAGACTATGCCCTTCTATTAAACTGCCAAACTTTGGAATACCAATATGCCCCGCTTCATTTGGAAGATTATACAATCGTTATTATGAACACGAACAAACGGCGCACATTGGCGACTTCCAAGTATAATGAACGCAGCCAAGAATGCCGGACAGCGCTAAGTGACTTGCAATTACACTTATCTATCCAGCATTTAGGAGATTTAACAACTGAAGAGTTTGATTTAAATGCTCACCTTATTGAGAATTCGACAGTCCGCAGAAGGGCAAAACATGTTGTTTATGAGAATAACCGCACATTGCAAGCTTATGAAGCACTGGAACAAAATGACTTAAAGCAATTCGGCTTATTAATGAATGAGTCACACCTTTCATTGCAATATGATTATGAAGTGACTGGAATTGAACTAGACACGCTCGTTGAAACGGCATGGGAACAACCTGGAGTAATCGGTGCAAGGATGACCGGAGCAGGTTTTGGCGGATGTGCAATTGCGATTGTTGAGAAAAACAGCATCTCTTCATTTACAGAAGCTGTCAATGATGTTTACCTTGATAAAATCGGCTATGATGCAAGCTTCTACATGCCGACAATTGTGGATGGCGCGAAAAAAATAACGAAGGAGGCCGCACAATGA
- a CDS encoding ROK family transcriptional regulator, which produces MREGTFQWMKSVNRSIILNKIRTDAPISRAQIAKETKLTPPTVSSNVKSLIEEGVVVESELGESQGGRKPTMLLINDEAFYVIGTDAGPTKIECVIADLAGNIHTRNSIALTVPITNDEFLIKLTKCIRELIAAATIDTDKLIGIGVAMHGVVDVETGTSLIAPNLGLTNIPIKAVMEEEFRLPVKVENDARVMALGEAWFGNHEVMDNMLAVNVGRGVGAGIVVGGKLFHGANNIAGEIGHMTIDIHGEVCECGNRGCLQTFATGAAIAKRANLRMQHNNAITAEKVYELALSGDHDCREILEETGSIIGVGLMNLIHIINPAKIVIGGGVMKSGKFILPAIQKAIEKHALTPEAKQTEVEITKLGDDATIIGAVALVLVTIFEPTA; this is translated from the coding sequence ATGCGCGAAGGTACTTTCCAATGGATGAAATCAGTAAACCGTTCAATCATATTAAATAAAATCCGTACAGATGCACCGATTTCACGAGCTCAAATCGCAAAGGAAACGAAGCTTACACCACCGACTGTCAGCAGTAATGTTAAATCGTTAATCGAAGAAGGCGTTGTTGTGGAAAGTGAATTAGGCGAATCGCAAGGCGGAAGAAAGCCGACGATGCTGCTCATTAATGACGAGGCATTTTACGTAATCGGGACAGATGCGGGTCCTACGAAAATTGAATGTGTCATCGCCGATTTAGCCGGGAATATACATACGCGTAATTCTATTGCTTTGACAGTGCCTATTACGAATGATGAATTTCTAATTAAACTGACTAAATGCATTCGCGAATTAATTGCGGCTGCAACAATTGATACAGATAAATTAATTGGTATTGGCGTAGCGATGCATGGTGTTGTAGATGTTGAAACAGGAACATCTTTAATTGCACCGAATTTAGGGTTAACAAATATTCCCATTAAAGCAGTAATGGAAGAGGAATTTAGACTGCCGGTGAAAGTGGAAAATGACGCAAGAGTGATGGCGTTGGGCGAAGCATGGTTTGGCAATCATGAAGTGATGGATAATATGCTGGCAGTAAACGTTGGCCGCGGCGTCGGAGCAGGAATAGTTGTAGGCGGTAAGCTTTTCCATGGGGCTAATAATATTGCCGGGGAAATAGGCCATATGACGATTGACATTCATGGAGAAGTCTGTGAATGCGGAAACAGAGGTTGCTTGCAAACGTTTGCTACAGGGGCGGCGATTGCGAAACGGGCAAATTTACGTATGCAGCATAATAATGCTATTACTGCTGAAAAAGTATATGAGCTTGCACTTTCCGGCGACCACGACTGCCGGGAGATTTTGGAGGAGACCGGCTCGATTATAGGCGTGGGATTAATGAATTTAATTCATATAATAAACCCTGCAAAAATAGTAATCGGCGGCGGTGTTATGAAATCGGGTAAATTTATTTTACCTGCGATTCAGAAAGCTATCGAAAAACATGCGTTAACGCCGGAAGCTAAGCAAACTGAAGTCGAGATTACAAAATTAGGCGATGATGCGACAATTATCGGAGCAGTGGCGTTAGTGTTAGTAACTATTTTTGAACCAACTGCGTAA
- a CDS encoding aldo/keto reductase has translation MHKIKIANLEKEATSLMMGTDYFAPEIIDQVSDVLENYIKIGGNILDTAYVYAGGKSEEAIGMWMEENNRRNDVILLTKGGHPNTEGPQVNKQAIDEELKISLDRLRTDYVELYALHRDDPSVPVGEILEILNEHVEAGRIGAFGGSNWSFQRLQEANDYAEKNNLIGFSFSSPNLSLAKAQEPYWPDCVSVDDSTLAWHEKTKLPIFSWSAQARGFFTGRFTPEDKSDKDLVRVFYNDENWERYRRAEKLANEKGVETIQISLAYVLNQSFPTAAIIGPRNEKEMLSCKAATEIKLTEDEVKWLDLRTD, from the coding sequence ATGCATAAAATCAAAATAGCGAATTTAGAAAAAGAAGCAACAAGCTTAATGATGGGAACTGACTATTTTGCTCCGGAAATCATTGATCAAGTTTCGGATGTACTAGAAAACTATATTAAAATTGGGGGCAATATACTTGATACTGCCTATGTTTATGCAGGCGGGAAAAGTGAAGAAGCAATTGGCATGTGGATGGAAGAAAATAACCGTCGAAATGACGTAATCTTACTGACAAAAGGCGGACATCCAAATACAGAAGGGCCACAAGTTAATAAGCAGGCGATTGATGAAGAATTGAAAATTAGTTTAGATAGACTTCGAACAGATTATGTAGAACTTTATGCGCTCCATCGAGATGATCCATCTGTGCCGGTAGGAGAAATACTAGAAATCTTAAATGAGCATGTTGAAGCAGGGAGAATTGGAGCATTTGGCGGGTCAAACTGGTCTTTTCAACGACTTCAAGAAGCGAATGACTACGCCGAGAAAAATAACCTAATTGGTTTTTCTTTTAGCAGTCCAAATTTGAGTCTAGCTAAAGCACAAGAACCTTATTGGCCAGATTGTGTATCTGTTGATGATTCGACGCTTGCATGGCATGAAAAAACAAAATTACCGATTTTCTCTTGGTCAGCGCAAGCACGTGGATTTTTTACTGGCAGATTTACACCTGAAGACAAATCGGACAAGGACTTAGTCCGCGTATTTTATAATGATGAAAACTGGGAGCGTTATCGTCGAGCAGAGAAATTAGCGAATGAAAAAGGTGTAGAAACAATCCAAATTAGTTTGGCTTATGTATTAAACCAGTCATTCCCTACTGCTGCGATTATCGGTCCAAGAAATGAAAAAGAAATGCTTTCGTGTAAAGCTGCAACAGAGATTAAGTTAACAGAAGATGAAGTGAAGTGGCTAGATCTTCGTACAGATTAA